A stretch of Pseudoprevotella muciniphila DNA encodes these proteins:
- a CDS encoding RNA polymerase sigma factor encodes MDNLKKLTDDQLVELYVQSNNEAFDELLARYKDKLYSYIFFNVHNEDMANDIFQETFVRAIITIQQGRYTAAGKFQAWITRIARNQIIDQFRLNKSENTISNDDCEGDIFNDVRISVQPVENQMLTEQMLEEACQLMDELPMNQREVVYMRFFQGLSFKEIAETTGVSINTALGRMRYAILNMRKMADERCIAL; translated from the coding sequence ATGGATAATTTGAAGAAACTCACTGACGACCAGTTGGTTGAGTTGTACGTTCAAAGTAACAACGAGGCGTTCGATGAACTGCTTGCCCGCTATAAGGACAAGTTGTATTCCTACATTTTTTTCAATGTTCACAACGAGGACATGGCAAACGACATCTTTCAGGAGACGTTCGTTCGCGCCATCATAACCATACAGCAGGGGCGCTACACTGCTGCAGGCAAGTTTCAGGCTTGGATAACGCGCATTGCACGCAATCAGATTATCGACCAGTTCCGCCTCAATAAAAGCGAAAACACCATCTCAAACGACGACTGCGAAGGAGACATTTTCAACGATGTGCGCATTTCAGTACAGCCCGTAGAAAACCAAATGCTTACAGAACAAATGCTGGAAGAGGCTTGTCAGCTGATGGACGAATTGCCAATGAATCAGCGTGAGGTGGTTTATATGCGTTTTTTTCAAGGGCTAAGTTTCAAAGAAATTGCAGAAACAACAGGAGTGAGTATCAACACTGCACTTGGACGCATGCGCTATGCCATACTTAACATGCGAAAAATGGCTGATGAGCGTTGCATCGCTCTATAG
- a CDS encoding putative signal transducing protein has protein sequence MHTKYLINCNNAIFAEEIKEKLSEQGIFCLIKESSNPLGTTINHDAVGYVIMVDENKYEKARTIVEELEKLRNSNAPLWCPYCEGEDISGPEEKKSHSSSTVVLMCTIIILIAGLIMFYVKSIIIPIVGVALVVLTIIIGVKEKIYHCNKCGKDFKHS, from the coding sequence ATGCATACGAAATACCTCATCAATTGCAACAATGCCATTTTCGCAGAAGAAATAAAAGAAAAACTTAGCGAACAAGGCATTTTCTGCCTAATCAAAGAGAGCAGCAACCCACTCGGCACAACGATTAACCACGACGCGGTGGGTTACGTCATCATGGTGGACGAGAACAAGTATGAAAAGGCGAGGACAATTGTAGAGGAATTAGAAAAGTTGCGTAACAGCAACGCGCCATTATGGTGTCCTTATTGCGAGGGCGAAGACATTAGCGGACCAGAGGAAAAGAAATCGCATAGTTCGTCAACAGTTGTTCTGATGTGCACCATCATCATTCTTATAGCCGGACTTATCATGTTTTACGTTAAAAGCATAATTATCCCTATCGTGGGTGTTGCGCTTGTTGTTCTCACCATAATTATCGGGGTAAAAGAGAAAATATACCATTGCAACAAATGCGGAAAAGACTTCAAGCACAGTTAA
- a CDS encoding fasciclin domain-containing protein, with product MKNRFCKMAKSLLYAMCLISICGVNYSCSDDYDLDETTPDFLGASLYDELKSRKDRSFNTVIRLIDDLGYQPVLSATGSKTLFVADDDAWARFFASGTWKDGNGNPITSYEQLSINQKRFLFKNAMLDNAYLLEMMANVTLNSVLSKNQCLRQGTAYMATDTVPYWKYNELPVMLNEPDTTGTAATVSDLEWWNGTDFWGRRNIQSAGGMYMSVDGTSGMMTHFLEGQLKEKNIKHSDVNFILNGKEEWSESQNRSYIYDRQVVDADVVCMNGYYHVLDEVLVPPSSMAEVIRQNPSTSYFSAMLDRFSAPYYNSTLTANYRALHDIGTDSVFEKLYVADNNSRGGLTVDPDGHTLSANFPKLNYDPGWNQYSVNSTTAKEQDMAAMFVPSNDAMMYYFTKGSGVILMERFGKVPVNQINESNFLENLYQIPLDIMKSLINNLMKTSFIETVPSKWKTIMNDAQDQMFPPSQYGSEEGYRKLFDKVMLANNGAVYVMNDVISPADYASVIAPALYSTNTQIMKSLVQADDNFIEGSSAFANAPLQKYYSTYLKAMQSNFSFFVPTDEALYNHGLVDPYMFSLNRTAANIQRLRYWSFEYVKPSTSNTTGKVIPVQATARTWNPNGQRDATVDPTARGVAINRATASLTTEWGLVKKTILTEMVDQHIVVHNNNEADGVASSPNWYLSRNGAPVFIKTKGSDKYGTGMVVDGGFQLMQNSDDVADNDEDCNVTAGYDQTGVKTAEDGSKEKTYGNGMTYLIDRPMQPMMYSAYHQLNANSEYSEFLKQCNGVSTELLQRAGFDLVKPDSAMAARDWEKERQKYLIFKEASSTFFTPSQEPLVRFFNNYHYTIYAPTNTAMEQAYAAGLPTWDDIDQFIANNIDSLTIPAPNPNPAGEDPERDAAIQKKYQLQQQAMAMCTSLLNFLKYHFQDHSIFVDNITADNEYQTSCVDNTTNAYIMLGTHQTNGALSVTDNNGNTHSVISPYNILANDMEFTRSVAQGTYATSGCVKVNSNVVIHTLNSYLNFMSKSSWNQSGGKFSGAWATPKKAVAFVKQYRIRK from the coding sequence ATGAAAAACCGTTTTTGCAAAATGGCTAAGTCATTGCTATATGCAATGTGCTTGATTTCAATTTGCGGAGTGAACTATTCTTGCTCGGACGATTACGATTTGGACGAAACAACTCCTGATTTTCTCGGTGCAAGTCTCTACGACGAATTGAAATCTCGAAAAGACCGTAGTTTTAACACGGTAATTCGACTAATCGACGATCTTGGCTATCAACCCGTGCTAAGCGCAACAGGTAGCAAGACGTTGTTTGTGGCTGATGACGATGCATGGGCTCGCTTCTTTGCGAGCGGCACATGGAAAGATGGAAATGGTAATCCCATCACCAGTTACGAACAACTCTCTATCAACCAGAAGCGTTTCCTCTTCAAAAACGCTATGCTTGACAATGCTTACCTGCTCGAGATGATGGCTAACGTAACGCTCAACTCCGTTTTGAGCAAGAACCAGTGTCTCAGACAAGGTACTGCGTATATGGCTACTGATACAGTGCCATATTGGAAGTACAATGAATTGCCGGTGATGCTCAACGAGCCGGACACTACAGGTACTGCAGCAACAGTGAGTGACCTGGAATGGTGGAACGGAACCGACTTCTGGGGACGTAGAAACATTCAGAGTGCAGGCGGCATGTATATGTCTGTCGATGGTACTTCCGGAATGATGACACACTTCCTCGAAGGACAACTCAAAGAAAAGAATATCAAGCACAGCGACGTGAACTTTATACTTAACGGTAAGGAAGAATGGTCGGAAAGCCAAAACCGCAGTTATATTTACGACCGCCAGGTTGTGGATGCTGACGTGGTTTGCATGAATGGTTACTATCACGTGCTCGACGAAGTACTCGTGCCACCATCAAGCATGGCAGAGGTAATCCGTCAGAACCCATCAACGAGTTATTTCTCAGCAATGCTCGACAGATTTTCTGCTCCTTATTATAATAGTACACTTACAGCGAACTATCGTGCGCTGCATGATATAGGCACAGACTCTGTGTTTGAAAAACTATACGTAGCGGACAATAACTCCAGAGGCGGACTGACGGTTGACCCGGATGGCCATACTCTGAGTGCCAACTTCCCGAAACTGAACTACGACCCGGGATGGAACCAGTATTCAGTAAACAGCACTACTGCCAAGGAGCAGGATATGGCTGCGATGTTCGTACCATCGAACGACGCTATGATGTACTACTTCACTAAGGGCTCCGGTGTTATCTTGATGGAACGTTTCGGTAAGGTTCCCGTTAATCAGATTAACGAAAGCAACTTCCTTGAGAATCTCTATCAGATACCTCTCGACATCATGAAGTCGCTCATCAACAACTTGATGAAAACGTCATTCATTGAAACAGTTCCCTCAAAGTGGAAGACCATCATGAACGATGCACAAGATCAAATGTTCCCACCATCACAATATGGCAGTGAAGAAGGCTATCGCAAACTCTTCGACAAGGTGATGCTCGCTAATAATGGTGCTGTGTACGTGATGAACGACGTTATCTCGCCAGCCGACTATGCCAGCGTTATAGCACCCGCGCTTTACAGCACGAACACGCAAATCATGAAGTCGTTGGTACAGGCTGACGATAACTTCATCGAAGGTTCAAGTGCATTTGCTAATGCTCCGCTACAGAAGTATTACAGCACATACCTCAAGGCAATGCAGTCCAACTTCTCGTTCTTTGTTCCTACAGACGAAGCACTATACAATCACGGACTTGTTGACCCATATATGTTCTCGCTCAACAGGACTGCTGCGAATATCCAGCGTCTGCGCTATTGGAGCTTTGAATATGTAAAACCAAGCACATCGAATACTACAGGTAAGGTAATCCCCGTTCAGGCAACAGCACGCACATGGAATCCTAACGGACAACGTGATGCTACCGTGGATCCTACAGCAAGAGGTGTTGCCATCAATCGCGCCACTGCTTCCCTTACGACAGAATGGGGACTTGTGAAGAAAACCATCCTTACAGAAATGGTTGACCAGCACATCGTTGTACACAACAACAATGAAGCGGATGGTGTGGCAAGTTCACCAAACTGGTATTTGTCGCGTAACGGAGCTCCTGTATTTATCAAGACTAAGGGTAGCGACAAATATGGTACAGGTATGGTGGTAGATGGTGGTTTCCAGCTGATGCAAAATTCAGACGACGTGGCAGACAATGATGAAGACTGCAACGTTACGGCCGGATACGACCAAACAGGTGTCAAGACTGCAGAAGACGGATCAAAGGAAAAAACCTATGGTAATGGTATGACCTACCTCATTGACCGCCCAATGCAACCTATGATGTATTCTGCGTACCACCAGCTCAACGCTAACAGCGAATACAGCGAATTCCTTAAACAATGCAACGGAGTCTCTACAGAACTCTTGCAACGTGCAGGATTTGACTTGGTAAAGCCAGACTCTGCAATGGCTGCAAGGGATTGGGAAAAAGAACGTCAGAAATACCTTATCTTTAAAGAGGCAAGTAGCACGTTCTTCACACCTTCTCAAGAACCGTTAGTGCGCTTCTTCAATAACTATCATTACACAATCTATGCTCCAACGAACACAGCAATGGAACAAGCCTACGCTGCAGGTCTGCCCACATGGGACGATATTGACCAGTTCATAGCAAATAATATAGATAGTTTGACTATTCCTGCACCAAACCCAAATCCGGCAGGTGAAGACCCTGAAAGAGATGCAGCTATACAAAAGAAATATCAGCTCCAGCAGCAGGCGATGGCTATGTGTACATCACTGCTCAATTTCCTGAAGTACCACTTCCAGGACCACAGTATTTTTGTTGACAACATTACAGCAGACAACGAATACCAGACATCATGTGTTGACAACACAACAAATGCATACATCATGCTGGGCACTCACCAAACAAATGGCGCGCTCTCTGTAACCGACAATAATGGAAATACACATTCAGTCATCTCGCCATATAACATCTTGGCAAATGACATGGAGTTCACGAGGAGTGTAGCTCAAGGAACTTATGCAACATCCGGATGCGTAAAGGTCAACTCAAATGTTGTTATCCACACACTCAATAGTTACCTCAACTTTATGAGCAAGAGTTCTTGGAACCAGAGCGGAGGCAAATTCTCCGGTGCATGGGCTACTCCAAAGAAAGCAGTAGCGTTCGTAAAGCAGTACAGAATTAGAAAATAG
- a CDS encoding TIGR01212 family radical SAM protein (This family includes YhcC from E. coli K-12, an uncharacterized radical SAM protein.): MQKLYKTYSDFLSEHFSGKIQKIAVNMGMSCPNRDGTIGKGGCTYCNNLSFVPEYCRPDLTVAEQLEQGKLFFGRKYPQMRYLAYFQAYSNTYAPLEVLKKHYEEALMVDKIVGLVIATRPDCVSEELLDYLGELSQRCFVMVEYGVESCTDRTLKRINRGHDFACSVKAIKCTAKRKIHVGVHLILGLPGESRKEMLNQADEISALPVDVVKLHQLQILKGTRMEKDYQESSSDFHLFSPEEYARLVVEFLQKLRSGIAVERFTNQSPPHLLATEGWGLKNHEFVHILIRVANESQGS, from the coding sequence ATGCAAAAACTTTATAAGACCTATTCAGATTTCCTTTCAGAGCATTTCTCAGGGAAAATACAGAAAATTGCCGTGAATATGGGAATGTCTTGTCCTAACAGAGACGGCACAATTGGAAAGGGTGGGTGCACATACTGCAATAATCTGTCGTTTGTGCCCGAGTATTGCAGACCTGATCTCACAGTGGCTGAGCAACTTGAACAAGGAAAACTGTTTTTTGGAAGGAAATATCCTCAAATGCGCTACCTGGCTTATTTTCAGGCTTATTCAAATACTTATGCTCCTTTAGAAGTGCTGAAGAAACACTATGAGGAAGCACTGATGGTAGATAAAATTGTAGGACTTGTAATTGCAACGAGGCCCGATTGCGTCTCTGAGGAACTGTTGGATTATCTCGGTGAACTTTCTCAAAGGTGCTTTGTGATGGTTGAATATGGTGTGGAGTCATGTACAGACAGAACTTTGAAGAGGATAAACAGAGGACATGACTTCGCTTGCTCAGTAAAGGCAATCAAGTGTACTGCAAAAAGAAAGATACATGTAGGCGTTCATCTGATTTTAGGGCTTCCCGGAGAGTCGAGAAAGGAAATGCTGAATCAGGCTGATGAAATTTCTGCATTGCCTGTTGATGTAGTCAAACTGCATCAACTACAAATTCTCAAAGGAACAAGAATGGAGAAGGACTATCAAGAATCCTCCTCCGACTTCCACTTGTTCTCACCGGAAGAATATGCGCGTCTTGTTGTGGAATTCCTCCAAAAACTGCGCTCCGGCATCGCTGTGGAGAGATTTACAAACCAGTCGCCGCCGCATCTTCTTGCCACAGAGGGGTGGGGACTGAAAAATCATGAGTTTGTCCACATCCTGATACGTGTTGCCAATGAAAGTCAAGGTTCATAG
- the clpB gene encoding ATP-dependent chaperone ClpB has product MNFNNFTIKAQEAVQSAINVAEKNGQQSIGVLHLLHGVLSVGENVTRFLFGKMGVNGERLQNVVETEMSRLPKVSGGEPYFDRETNAVLQTAADIAHKDGDDYVGIEPMLMALLTTPSAASTMLKDAGISKDALQAAIKELRGGRKADSASSEDNYQALKKYARNLVDEAREGKLDPVIGRDDEIRRVLQILSRRTKNNPVLIGEPGTGKTAIVEGLAQRILRGDVPDNLRNKQLYSLDMGALIAGAKYKGEFEERLKSVVNEVKAAEGNIILFIDEIHTLVGAGKSEGAMDAANILKPALARGELRSIGATTLEEYQKYFEKDKALERRFQTVMVDEPSVEDAISILRGLKERYENHHKVRIQDDAIISAVQLSHRYISERHLPDKAIDLMDEAAAKLRMERDSQPEELDEITRRLNQLEIEREAIKRENDQPKLDALNKEIAELSEQQKELKAKWEGERELLNKIQQNKQQMENLKFEAERAEREGNFGKVAEIRYGRLQELANDNEKILEELKTRQSGDALVKEEVTADDIADVVSRWTGIPVTRMMQSEREKLLHLEEELHKRVIGQDEAINAVSDAVRRSRAGLQDPKRPIGSFIFLGTTGVGKTELAKALAEYLFNDENMMTRIDMSEYMEKHSVSRLIGAPPGYVGYDEGGQLTEAVRRKPYSVLLFDEIEKAHPDVFNILLQVLDDGRLTDNKGRVVNFKNTIIIMTSNLGSQYIQSQMEKGTSDEIIKETETHLLEMLKQTIRPEFLNRIDDIVMFQPLSQPQIEQIVRLQIRTIKRRLEEQNIVLDVADDAVALISREGFDPEFGARPVKRALQRLLLNDLSKALLGGNVDASKPINVTALGNELHFSNE; this is encoded by the coding sequence TTTGCTCCATGGTGTATTGAGCGTTGGTGAAAACGTTACGCGCTTTCTCTTTGGTAAGATGGGAGTGAATGGAGAACGTCTTCAAAACGTAGTAGAAACTGAAATGAGCCGTCTGCCAAAAGTATCGGGTGGCGAACCCTATTTTGACCGTGAAACTAATGCGGTATTGCAAACCGCAGCCGACATCGCGCATAAGGATGGCGACGATTATGTGGGAATAGAGCCTATGCTTATGGCATTGCTCACTACGCCGTCTGCTGCCAGCACGATGCTAAAAGATGCAGGTATTTCCAAAGACGCATTGCAAGCAGCCATAAAGGAACTCCGAGGCGGCAGGAAAGCCGATTCTGCCTCAAGTGAGGATAACTATCAAGCGCTGAAAAAGTATGCGCGTAACCTTGTAGACGAAGCGCGCGAGGGCAAACTGGACCCAGTTATCGGACGTGATGACGAAATCCGGAGAGTGCTCCAAATCCTGTCTCGACGAACCAAGAACAATCCTGTGCTGATAGGTGAACCCGGTACAGGTAAGACAGCCATTGTGGAAGGGCTTGCGCAGCGTATTCTCAGAGGCGATGTGCCAGACAATCTTCGCAACAAGCAACTCTATTCGCTCGACATGGGCGCTCTGATTGCAGGAGCCAAGTATAAGGGTGAATTTGAAGAGCGCCTGAAGAGTGTTGTTAATGAGGTGAAAGCGGCTGAAGGAAACATCATCCTCTTTATCGATGAAATCCACACACTCGTGGGAGCAGGAAAGAGCGAAGGTGCTATGGACGCCGCTAATATACTGAAGCCGGCATTGGCACGAGGAGAACTGCGCAGCATAGGTGCAACAACCCTTGAAGAATACCAAAAATACTTCGAGAAAGACAAGGCATTGGAACGCAGATTCCAGACAGTGATGGTGGATGAACCAAGTGTGGAGGACGCTATCAGTATTCTCCGTGGTCTCAAGGAACGGTATGAAAACCACCACAAAGTGAGAATTCAGGACGATGCCATCATCAGCGCAGTACAACTCTCACATCGCTACATCAGCGAACGCCACCTGCCCGACAAGGCCATCGATTTAATGGACGAGGCTGCTGCGAAACTGCGTATGGAACGCGACTCTCAGCCCGAAGAACTGGATGAAATCACGCGACGCCTCAATCAACTCGAAATAGAGCGCGAGGCAATCAAGCGCGAAAATGATCAGCCAAAACTTGATGCATTGAATAAGGAAATTGCAGAGTTGAGCGAACAACAGAAAGAACTTAAGGCTAAATGGGAAGGAGAGCGCGAACTCTTGAACAAAATTCAGCAAAACAAGCAACAGATGGAAAACCTCAAGTTCGAAGCCGAACGTGCCGAACGTGAGGGGAACTTCGGAAAAGTGGCTGAGATACGCTATGGCAGACTCCAGGAATTGGCAAATGACAATGAAAAAATCCTGGAAGAACTCAAGACAAGACAAAGCGGAGATGCTTTGGTAAAAGAGGAAGTGACTGCTGACGACATTGCAGACGTGGTTAGTCGTTGGACGGGGATTCCTGTAACCAGAATGATGCAGAGCGAAAGAGAGAAACTATTACATTTGGAAGAAGAACTCCACAAGAGAGTAATAGGGCAAGACGAAGCCATCAATGCCGTTAGTGATGCCGTCAGGAGAAGTAGGGCAGGATTGCAAGACCCCAAGCGACCTATAGGCTCATTCATCTTTCTCGGTACAACAGGAGTAGGTAAAACAGAACTGGCGAAGGCACTTGCTGAATATCTCTTCAACGATGAAAACATGATGACACGTATAGACATGTCGGAGTACATGGAAAAGCACAGTGTCAGCCGACTTATAGGTGCACCTCCGGGATACGTGGGATACGACGAGGGAGGACAACTCACGGAAGCCGTGAGAAGAAAACCTTACTCCGTACTTTTGTTTGATGAGATTGAGAAAGCGCATCCCGATGTGTTTAATATCCTCCTGCAGGTGCTCGACGATGGGAGACTGACTGACAATAAGGGGCGTGTGGTAAATTTCAAGAATACGATAATTATCATGACATCGAATTTGGGAAGCCAGTATATTCAAAGTCAGATGGAGAAAGGAACTTCCGATGAAATCATCAAGGAAACAGAGACTCATCTGCTCGAAATGCTCAAACAGACCATCCGACCGGAATTTCTGAACCGAATAGACGATATCGTGATGTTCCAGCCACTTTCGCAACCTCAGATCGAACAGATTGTCCGCTTGCAGATACGCACCATCAAGCGACGTCTGGAAGAGCAGAATATTGTCCTTGACGTGGCAGATGATGCAGTGGCACTGATAAGTCGTGAAGGATTTGACCCAGAGTTTGGTGCACGCCCCGTGAAACGCGCCCTGCAACGCCTCTTGCTAAACGACTTGAGCAAAGCACTGCTCGGAGGGAATGTGGATGCTTCGAAACCAATAAATGTTACTGCTCTTGGTAATGAATTGCACTTTTCCAACGAATAA
- a CDS encoding HD domain-containing protein, with protein MHPFILKYYPDDTPLRRLLIHHSEQVAQKALEIADKHPELQLNRDFLREAAMLHDIGIFLTDAPGIYCHGNQPYLLHGKLGADLMRKEHREDLARVCERHTGTGLTKENIKAQNLPLPLADYVPETLEEQVVCYADKFFSKSHPERVRTVQQTVESLKKFGEEGVRKFLIWADRFE; from the coding sequence ATGCACCCATTCATACTGAAATACTATCCCGATGACACACCGCTCCGCCGTTTGCTTATTCATCATAGTGAGCAAGTGGCGCAAAAAGCATTAGAAATTGCAGACAAACATCCTGAATTGCAACTTAACAGGGATTTTCTTCGCGAGGCGGCAATGCTTCACGATATTGGTATCTTCCTGACCGATGCACCCGGCATTTATTGTCATGGCAATCAGCCATATTTGCTGCATGGGAAATTGGGGGCAGACTTGATGCGAAAAGAACACAGGGAAGACCTTGCGCGTGTCTGTGAAAGACATACTGGAACGGGATTGACAAAAGAAAACATTAAAGCGCAGAATTTACCATTGCCGTTGGCTGATTATGTGCCGGAAACCCTTGAAGAACAGGTGGTTTGCTATGCTGATAAGTTTTTCTCAAAGTCGCATCCCGAGCGGGTCAGAACAGTTCAACAAACAGTCGAAAGTCTGAAGAAATTCGGTGAGGAAGGTGTAAGAAAATTTTTGATTTGGGCGGATAGATTTGAATAA
- a CDS encoding DHH family phosphoesterase — protein MLTPLLSSKELFELMRLIQNSRNIVICCHHGPDGDAIGSSLGLQFYLRGLHKKTNIVAPSPYPDFLKWMPENRSITVYSEQKSTAIHLIDSADLIFCLDFNAFHRLNAMQEILEKSKAIKVMIDHHENPEEEKFNLVISQPQMPSTSEMIFHIIYQLGAYEKMSRSHAACIYTGMMTDTGAFTYNSNNPETFYIIALLMKRGIDKDEIYKKVYHSWSANKLKLWSYILNNNLTFYANNSACIYTLTREEMKTYKYIRGDAEGLVNEPLKIKGMKLSIALREDTEENIIRVSMRSANGFHCRQLAEEWFNGGGHEDAAGGKLPMPMEEAVKTAEKAIESIDF, from the coding sequence ATGCTTACTCCCCTACTCTCTTCCAAGGAACTTTTCGAACTTATGCGGCTGATTCAGAACAGCCGCAATATTGTGATTTGCTGCCATCATGGACCAGACGGAGATGCCATAGGCTCATCGTTGGGTTTGCAGTTCTATTTACGCGGTCTTCATAAAAAGACCAACATCGTGGCCCCAAGCCCATACCCGGACTTTCTGAAATGGATGCCCGAGAATCGAAGTATCACTGTATATAGCGAACAGAAGAGTACCGCCATCCATTTGATTGATTCTGCAGATCTTATTTTTTGCCTCGATTTCAATGCTTTCCACCGCCTTAATGCCATGCAGGAGATTTTGGAAAAGTCGAAGGCCATTAAAGTGATGATAGACCATCATGAGAATCCAGAGGAAGAGAAATTCAACCTCGTGATTTCACAGCCTCAAATGCCATCAACGAGCGAGATGATTTTCCATATCATCTATCAACTTGGTGCATACGAAAAAATGTCGCGCTCTCACGCAGCCTGCATATACACAGGCATGATGACTGATACCGGTGCATTTACATACAACAGTAACAACCCCGAAACGTTCTACATCATTGCCTTATTGATGAAACGCGGTATAGACAAAGATGAAATTTACAAAAAAGTATATCATTCATGGTCTGCAAACAAATTGAAATTGTGGAGTTACATACTGAACAACAATCTCACATTCTACGCGAATAACAGTGCTTGCATATACACATTGACGCGAGAAGAGATGAAGACCTACAAATATATCCGTGGCGATGCCGAAGGCTTGGTCAACGAGCCCTTAAAAATTAAGGGCATGAAACTCAGCATTGCTCTTCGGGAAGACACAGAAGAAAACATTATCCGTGTATCCATGCGAAGTGCAAATGGTTTTCACTGTCGTCAACTTGCAGAAGAATGGTTCAACGGTGGCGGACATGAAGATGCAGCAGGAGGCAAATTACCGATGCCTATGGAAGAGGCCGTAAAAACAGCGGAGAAAGCCATCGAGTCCATAGATTTTTAA
- the rpe gene encoding ribulose-phosphate 3-epimerase → MLVAPSVLSADFGNLQHDIEMLNKSNCDWLHLDVMDGVFVPNISFGFPVMKAIAKHARKPLDVHLMIVEPEKFVKEVKDLGAKVMNVHYEACTHLHRVVQQIKNEGMMAGVTLNPSSPVSLLEEIIPDLDLVMLMSVNPGFGGQKFIEGSVDKTRRLKEMILRRNSNALIEIDGGVNRETGKRLADAGADILVSGNFIFKAEQPEAEIDYLKHL, encoded by the coding sequence ATGCTTGTAGCACCTTCAGTGCTGTCAGCCGATTTCGGAAACTTACAGCACGATATAGAAATGCTCAACAAGAGCAACTGTGACTGGCTTCATCTGGATGTAATGGACGGGGTTTTTGTTCCTAACATTTCATTTGGCTTTCCTGTGATGAAAGCGATTGCCAAACACGCCAGAAAACCGCTCGATGTACATCTCATGATTGTGGAGCCCGAGAAGTTCGTCAAAGAGGTGAAGGATTTGGGAGCAAAAGTTATGAACGTGCATTACGAGGCATGCACCCATCTGCACCGCGTCGTCCAGCAAATAAAGAACGAAGGCATGATGGCTGGCGTCACGCTCAATCCGAGCAGTCCGGTCAGCCTGCTTGAGGAAATCATCCCTGATCTCGATCTGGTTATGCTCATGTCTGTAAATCCCGGTTTCGGGGGGCAAAAATTTATAGAAGGTAGCGTTGACAAAACACGCCGACTCAAGGAAATGATACTGCGTCGCAACAGTAACGCTCTTATTGAGATTGACGGTGGCGTAAATCGCGAAACGGGGAAGCGCTTGGCTGATGCAGGAGCGGACATATTAGTTTCAGGCAATTTCATTTTCAAAGCGGAGCAGCCCGAGGCAGAGATCGATTACTTAAAACACCTTTAA